The Azospirillum baldaniorum DNA window CGGGCGATGGCGTCGACGATGGCGAGGCCGAGCCCATGGCCGGGCACCCGGTCCGACGGGTCGAGCCGGCAGAAGCGCTGCACCGCGAGCGCGCGCTGGCCGGGTGCCAGCCCCCGACCGCGGTCGGCGACGGTGATCTCGTTCCAGCCGTCGCGCCGTCCGGCCGACAGGTGCAGCGCCTCGCCCGGCGCGTATTTCAGGGCGTTGTCCACCAGATTGGCGATGGTCTGGAACAGCAGCGTGCGGTCGCCGCGCAGATCGAGGTCGCGCTCCACGGCGACGGTGATGACGGTGCCGGTGACCTCGGCCAGCGGCAGGTAGGATTCGGCCACCTCGTCGAGCAGCGCCCTGGCGTCAAGCGGCTCCACCGCCAGGGTGCAGCGCCCGGTCTCGATCTCGCCCAGCCGCATGATGGCGCGGAACAGGTGCTGGATGCGCCGCGTCTCCTCGATCCCCTCCTCCAGCTCGCGGCGTAGCGCGTCGTCGGGGCAGTTCTCGGCGATGGTGATCAGCCGGTTGTGCAGGTGGGTCAGCGGCGTGCGCATCTCGTGCGCGATGCTGCTCGACACGCTGGAAACCTCCTCGACCAGCCGGGTCACGCGGTCGAGCGTGCGGTTGATCTCGCGACCGAGGCGGGCGAATTCGTCGTCCGGCCCGGCGATGGCGACGCGGCGGTCGCGGTCGCCCGCCGCGTAGGCGGTCAGCGCCATGGTGATGGCCGACACCCGGCGCAGCGTGCCGGCGCTGAAACGGAGGCCGAAGGCCACGCTGGTCAGCAGGAACACCAGCACGCCGCAGCCCGCCGCCAGCGGCACGGCGCGGAGCTGGTCGAGCATGGGCTGGAGGTCGTAGGCGTTGACGTAGCGCCCGCCGTCGCCCAGCCGCACCACCATCCCGCGCACCTTCCAGCCGTCGCCGCGCTGGTCGATGCGGCCGGTTTCGCAGGGGGCCGGACCGCCGCAGGCGATGACGGCGAGCAGGCGCCGGGCCATCGCCTCGTCGCCGTAGAGCACATGGCCGTCGCGGTCGATCACCATGCGCCGCCGCGTGCCCTCCGGCGCGAAGCGCTCGCGGCGGCGCAACTCCGCGACCAGGGCGGCGGCGTCGCCGAAGCCGCCGTGCAGGCGCTGCGTTTCCTGGTCGCGCTCCAGCAGGTCGACGACATGCTCGTTGACCAGCTCCACCAGCAGGGCGCGGCTCCACAGCACGGCGGCGCCGGCCACCACCAGAAAGACCGCGCCGATGGCCATGGCCTGGCGAAAGCTGCGCGTGTCGAGATGGCGGCGGACCCTCCGGACCCAGGCCGGCCCGGCCCCGGACGGGCTAGCCCAGGACATAGCCGATGGCCCGCACGGTCTTCAGAAGCGGCGGGTCGAATTCCTTGTCGATCTTCGCCCGCAGCTTGAAGACATGGACCTCCACCAGATTGGTCGGGGGGTTGAAGCCGTAGCCCCAGGCCTTCTCCAGCAGCATGCTGCGGGTCACGGTGCGGCCGGGGTTGCTCATCAGGATGTGCAGGAGCTTGAACTCCTTGTCGGTCAGCTCGATGGGCACGCCGCGCCGGGTCACGTGCCGGCGGGTGACGTCCATCACCAGATCGGCGACCTCCAGCACGTCGCCGGCCCCGGCCAGGACGGCGCGGCGGGTCGCCAGATGCTCCAGCCTGACCAGCAACTCGGCGAAGTCGAAGGGCTTGCCCAGATAGTCGTCGGCCCCGGCGCGCAGCCCGGCCACCCGCTCCGTCGTCTCGTCCAGGGCGGACAGCACCAGGACCGGCGGGTGACGGGTGCCCTGCAGGCGCCTCAGCACCTCCATGCCGTCCAGCTTGGGCAGCATGCGGTCCAGCACCACCACGTCGAACGCCTCCTCGCGCAGCAGGCGCAGCGCGTCCTCGCCATCGCCGGCGAAGCGGCAGGAATGGCCGGAGCCGCCGAGCTTCGCCCCGATCCAGTAGCTGACCGCCGCGTCGTCCTCAACGACCAGAACACGCACCGTCCCCTCCCTCCGACGCCTCTTTGGGGCGCCCCGTCTCGGTCCTTATTTGCTAATAATAATCATTCGCAAATGATTTTTCCAGACGCCGCGGCGCGTCCCGTGGCGGCGTAGACCACGCCCTCCTTCTCTGGCAGATCGAGCCGGACGAAGGCCGTGCCGAAGACACGCTCCAGCACCGGCACCGGCAGGCCGGTCATGGACCCGGTCCAGGCGACGCGCCCGCCGGCCAGCAGCAGCCCGTCGTCGGCGTAGCGCGCGGCCAGCGTCAGGTCGTGCAGGATCACCGCGCAGCCGCCGCCGGTCCGCTCCACCCAGTCGCGCGCCGCCCGCAGCAGATGGTGCTGATGGGCGGGGTCGAGGCTGGCCGTCGGCTCGTCCAGCAGCAGATAGGAGGGCCCCGCCACGTCGCGCCCGTGCCGCCCCGCCGCAAGCTGGGCGAGCGCGCGGGCGAAGGCGACGCGCTGGCGCTCGCCGCCGGAGAGCTGGGGCATCAGCCGGCCAGCCAGCCCGCCGGCCCCGGCGCGCATCAGGCAATCGGCGATCAGGGCGCGCCGGTCGCAGGGGCGGATCAGCCAGGGCTCGGTCGCCAGCTCCATCACCTCCTCCACCGAGAAGGCGAAGGCGACTTGCTGGTGCTGCGCCACCAGGGCGCGGCGGACGGCCAGCCGCGGCGCCGGGATGGCCGCCATCGCCACCCCGTCCAGCAGGGCGCGCCCGGCGGTCGGCCGCCGCTCCCCGGAGAGGAGGGAGAGCAACGTGGATTTGCCGGCCCCGTTGGGTCCCAGGATGGCGAGGACCCTACCCGGCCGCACCGCGGCGGTCACGCCGTCGAGCAGGCGGGCGCGGCCGATGGTCAGGCCGGCGTCGATCGCTTCGAGCATGGTCAGGCCCCTCCCAGTCCGCCGGAGCGGCGGCGCAGAAGCCACAGGAAGAAGGGACCGCCGACGGCGCCCAGCAGCAGGCCGGCCGGCACGTCGGCCGGGGCGGCGATGGTGCGGGCCACCGTGTCGGCCAGGACCAGCAGGACCGCCGCCGCCAGCGCCGTCGCCGGCATCAGCCGGCGGTGCACCGGCCCCAGAAGAATCCGCATGACGTGCGGCACGATCAGCCCGACGAAGCCGATCAGGCCGGACACCGCCACCGCCGCGCCGACGCCCAGCGCCACCAGAAGCACCGTGCGCACGGCGAAGCGGTGCGGGTCGAGGCCTTGGAGGAAGGCCTCCCGCTCGCCCATGGCGAACAGGTCGAGCCGCCGCGCCCCGGCCAGCAGCCCGGCGGTCGCCAGCCCCATCAGCACCATCGCCGGTCCGATCTGCGCCCAGCTCGAACCGCCGAAGCCGCCCATCATCCAGAAGGTCATCTGGCGCAACGCCAGATCGTCGCCGAGGTAGCTGAACAGCCCGATGCCGGCCCCGCCTATGGCGTTCACCGCGATGCCGGCCAGCAGCATGGTGGCGGGGGAATTGCGCCCGTCGCGGCGGGAGATCGCCAGGATCAGCACGGTGGCGGCCAGCGCGCCGAGGAAGGCGGCCAACGGCAGCACGGTGGCGAGCGACAGGCCGCTGCGCGCCAGCCCCAGCCCCGACACCCCAAGCACCATGGCGGCGGAGCCGGCCAGCGCCGCACCGCTCGACACGCCGACCAGCCCGGGGTCGGCCAGGGGGTTGCGGAACACGGCCTGGAGCGCCACCCCGGCCACGCCCAGCGTCACCCCGACCGCGGCGGCCAGGACGATGCGTGCCAGGCGCAGCATGGTCAGCACCATCCAGTCGCGTTCGGACAGGGGCGTTCCGGGCAGGCCGAGCAGGGCGGCGAGGTGGGACAGGCTGCGGTCGAGCGGGACGGACACGCCGCCCGTCGCGACGGCGGTCAGCACGGCCACCGCCAGCGCCGCGGCCAGCGCCGCCAGCACCGGGACGAGGGGCGGGCGCCGGAAGGACGGCGCCGCCCGGTCCCCTTTCCGGGAGGACGGCATGGACACGGTCAGGCTCATGGTTGTCCTTGGGGAGAGGCGTCCTGGACGCGGGTGAGTTCGGCGACCGCCTCGGCCGTGCGGGGGCCGAGGCCCATCAGCAGCGCGCCATCCACCACCGCCACCCGCCGGGCCTTGGCCGCCGGGGTCAGGGCGAGCTGCGGTGTCGCCAAAAACGGGTCGAGCCCGCCCGAGCGGTCGACCAGCGACCGGCTGACCAGCAGGATGTCGGGCGCTGCGGCCAGGACGGACTCCGACGACATCGGCACATAGTCGCGCTCCACCTCCAGGGCGTTGCGGGCGCCGGCCATGGCGATCAGCGCGGCGGGGACGGAGCGGCTGCCCGCCGCCATCAGACCGCCGGGCCCGCCGCCGACCACGCCGAGCACGACCGGCGCGCCGTCCTTCGTTCCGGCTTGGGCAGCGACGGCGGCCAGCGCGGCGAGGTCGCGATTCAGCGAGTCCGCCAAGCGCCGTCCCTCCGCCTCCCGGCCGAGCAGGCGGGCGACCCGCTCCACCTTGTCGAGCAATCCGGCCAGCGTCGGCGTTTCCGGCACCACCTCCACCGTGACGCCGAGCGCCCGCAGCTGGTCGAGCGTCGTCTCCGGGCCGGCGCCCTGGATCGCCAGGACGTGGGTCGGGGCCAGCGACATCACCCCTTCCGCCGAGAGGGCGCGCATGTAGCCGACGTCGGGCAGGCCGTTCACCGGCTGCGGATAATGGCTGCTGGTGTCGCGCCCGACGACCGAGCCGCCGTCGCCGAGCGCGTAGACCAGCTCG harbors:
- a CDS encoding sensor histidine kinase; translated protein: MSWASPSGAGPAWVRRVRRHLDTRSFRQAMAIGAVFLVVAGAAVLWSRALLVELVNEHVVDLLERDQETQRLHGGFGDAAALVAELRRRERFAPEGTRRRMVIDRDGHVLYGDEAMARRLLAVIACGGPAPCETGRIDQRGDGWKVRGMVVRLGDGGRYVNAYDLQPMLDQLRAVPLAAGCGVLVFLLTSVAFGLRFSAGTLRRVSAITMALTAYAAGDRDRRVAIAGPDDEFARLGREINRTLDRVTRLVEEVSSVSSSIAHEMRTPLTHLHNRLITIAENCPDDALRRELEEGIEETRRIQHLFRAIMRLGEIETGRCTLAVEPLDARALLDEVAESYLPLAEVTGTVITVAVERDLDLRGDRTLLFQTIANLVDNALKYAPGEALHLSAGRRDGWNEITVADRGRGLAPGQRALAVQRFCRLDPSDRVPGHGLGLAIVDAIARLHGGALRLEDNGPGLRAVVRLERRGRPVPSPTSAVPGAITVLLH
- a CDS encoding response regulator transcription factor — its product is MRVLVVEDDAAVSYWIGAKLGGSGHSCRFAGDGEDALRLLREEAFDVVVLDRMLPKLDGMEVLRRLQGTRHPPVLVLSALDETTERVAGLRAGADDYLGKPFDFAELLVRLEHLATRRAVLAGAGDVLEVADLVMDVTRRHVTRRGVPIELTDKEFKLLHILMSNPGRTVTRSMLLEKAWGYGFNPPTNLVEVHVFKLRAKIDKEFDPPLLKTVRAIGYVLG
- a CDS encoding ATP-binding cassette domain-containing protein — translated: MLEAIDAGLTIGRARLLDGVTAAVRPGRVLAILGPNGAGKSTLLSLLSGERRPTAGRALLDGVAMAAIPAPRLAVRRALVAQHQQVAFAFSVEEVMELATEPWLIRPCDRRALIADCLMRAGAGGLAGRLMPQLSGGERQRVAFARALAQLAAGRHGRDVAGPSYLLLDEPTASLDPAHQHHLLRAARDWVERTGGGCAVILHDLTLAARYADDGLLLAGGRVAWTGSMTGLPVPVLERVFGTAFVRLDLPEKEGVVYAATGRAAASGKIICE
- a CDS encoding FecCD family ABC transporter permease, translated to MSLTVSMPSSRKGDRAAPSFRRPPLVPVLAALAAALAVAVLTAVATGGVSVPLDRSLSHLAALLGLPGTPLSERDWMVLTMLRLARIVLAAAVGVTLGVAGVALQAVFRNPLADPGLVGVSSGAALAGSAAMVLGVSGLGLARSGLSLATVLPLAAFLGALAATVLILAISRRDGRNSPATMLLAGIAVNAIGGAGIGLFSYLGDDLALRQMTFWMMGGFGGSSWAQIGPAMVLMGLATAGLLAGARRLDLFAMGEREAFLQGLDPHRFAVRTVLLVALGVGAAVAVSGLIGFVGLIVPHVMRILLGPVHRRLMPATALAAAVLLVLADTVARTIAAPADVPAGLLLGAVGGPFFLWLLRRRSGGLGGA
- a CDS encoding heme/hemin ABC transporter substrate-binding protein, whose product is MRHVRFLPAAIAATLALTTATLAGAAERRIVTVGPPVTELVYALGDGGSVVGRDTSSHYPQPVNGLPDVGYMRALSAEGVMSLAPTHVLAIQGAGPETTLDQLRALGVTVEVVPETPTLAGLLDKVERVARLLGREAEGRRLADSLNRDLAALAAVAAQAGTKDGAPVVLGVVGGGPGGLMAAGSRSVPAALIAMAGARNALEVERDYVPMSSESVLAAAPDILLVSRSLVDRSGGLDPFLATPQLALTPAAKARRVAVVDGALLMGLGPRTAEAVAELTRVQDASPQGQP